A window of Mustela nigripes isolate SB6536 chromosome 9, MUSNIG.SB6536, whole genome shotgun sequence contains these coding sequences:
- the SEC16A gene encoding protein transport protein Sec16A isoform X5 gives MQPPPQAAPSGMVGPPPAGTPQSMFWSNRPYRRQANNNAPVTPITCPLQPVTDPFAFSRQALQSTSLGSSSKSSPPLLQGPAPPAFLQHPGLSVAHTNAEDTPQGPMSQPRADGSLFSGVLTPSVPSDPEGNRSTTVAPSSEPETQTLPHPQCVPGAGVDSSHGGRPHTNTLGPDWPLSRQNPHDSATASAPSPFFPQPRQQMPGQWGPGQGGAQPSGQHYWPRPEGPIQNALPHTSSVSHFPAPSTLHHGPSHEQLNPLVSLPGPLASDGSNEAACLQSGNRSANNFDPENVFRQNSKAGSTRASQELRPNPGVNKEQLPDLALSNPLTQGTSPESHLHCPPGAGTSRAVSEVDSGALPMVFQGGETENEENLSSENTGSAGRSDFGGFSPSPALGHPPAHVGAGGIYQAFPRGSNSEATQQGRHPHPYLYQTAGAPPDHPPAASAPGTAWGGAPGAGVHATSSTQSENVEDLEFIQNQEVLPSEPQSLDLSSPSDQVRYGPLSGPAVPRLGVVGHSGGGGPNLEAPDSAPHPVQSDGVSSGYSSKSHRNLPSVARPQDVGTFIQQEVGKPEDESPGSFFKQIDSSPVGGETDETTGNQSHHGSLSQPSTPSPPKPTGIFQTSANSSFEPVKSHLVGVKPIEADRANMVGEVRGAIAHQKQRRPAAAPPDTSPGNLEQPPDNMETLFTLQACSPPFSVPAEPGHGLMHTGGPPLEILPLAAEKRPLARAQGVVKCESPVTTLWAQNELPDFGGNVLLAPAAPALHMPVKPPPSEVIQPPDEGVSAPQARQPGSGLLQSGDSTGASENLENPPKMGEEEALPSQASSGYASLLSSPPTESLQNPPVLIAQPDRSYNLAQPINFSVSLPSPNEKNHPWRDALVGDKPLASSWALGGDSGDSTPVSGNTAGPLTRLPLPNSFAHSGFPQVPGTSEIASNQPATLLVQPPPHPVPKNLVSESQNTDNAENGFPELVSGPAGSTGVTLVPPANAATAPAGHKADRASQREETSGALDLTPSRTLESSLRMCSPPHSDSSACQHAASSHPRPPGPGPRNSDHFYQQVMKDTQDQRGLERAQQEPAPPPPQGPKLTCSEPSDPGSPPVQGQPQNSVPPPPSPAPADTGQPLPPRPPRSSSASVASASSSQAAVRSDQPWLQPPPPDLASYYYYRALYDGCQSHYPSSYPLEPGAAPLYYQDIYGLYEPRYRSYDSTASAYAENYRYSEPERPSSRASHCSDRPPARHGYPEGYYDSKSGWSSQSDHYADYYSGQYEYGDPGRWDRYHYGSRFRDPRTCDRRYWYDAEYDAYRKENYAYGDRSERYDDPWRYDPRFTGSFDDDPEPHRDPYGEEADRRSVHSERSAQSLRSSFSSHSRQSQIYRNHSVAAAPYEVPPPPGSLPGDYAYGAYGSNFGSAQGFPEYGYAAEAGWPTTEQAPSRPTSPEKFSVPHVCARFGPGGQLIKVIPNLPSEGQPALVEIHSMETLLQHTPEQEELRSFPGPLGKDDTHKADVINFAQSKATNCLQNQNLIDKESASLLWNFIVLLCRQNGTVVGTDLAELLLRDHRTVWLPGKSPNEANLIDFTNEAVEQVEEEESGEAQLSFLTDNQAAGSNTLEKETERFRELLLYGRKKDALESAMKNALWGHALLLASKMDSRTHARVMTRFANSLPINDPLQTVYQLMSGRMPAASTCCGDEKWGDWRPHLAMVLSNLSSNVDVESRAMATMGDTLASKGLLDAAHFCYLMAQVGLGVYTKKTTKLVLIGSNHSLPFLKFATNEAIQRTEAYEYAQSLGAQTCSFPNFQVFKFIYSCRLAEMGLATQAFHYCEVIAKSVLLQPHKHSPVLISQLAQVASQLRLFDPQLREKPEQEAFVEPAWLVQLQRVDRQLKEGAAVWSRDGTFPQRCPSTPSSEAGPCDGLALGPPGGLGAGNPLLAPPVPSAEHLGQGVRLLPSAPPTLPDSQPALPARVPLFPVPPATGPLELGPSCGPPAAVFGFPEPSGSDPAALYMGPGLPPCAPSLPESEHAPQEARSQDPGAMLPEALGRSSLLELREEGFGGKFANLGSSGVSQDSDAPPAGEGASSSALQPPTSAPDVKRPAPANRKDTREPKKSGESWFSRWLPGKRRTEAYLPDDKNKSIVWDEKKNRWVDVSEPEEERKAPPPPPISLPKAPLAAPPGPGGPPRASVNMFSRKAAGARARYVDVLNPGGPQRSEPALAPAELFAPLAPLPIPAHVFGPNPDAEEVPPAGGVGREGQVPAGGPASAEPASEPQAFSSATSLAGHELPPAGEDGSRGGELSRCSSLSSLSREVSQHFYQAPSDHPGAAVPFYSPAPFAQASAPSGGSRMGRIGQRKYPALS, from the exons ATGCAGCCGCCGCCGCAGGCAGCCCCGTCAGGCATGGTTGGGCCTCCTCCAGCTGGGACTCCTCAGAGCATGTTCTGGTCCAACAGACCGTACAGGAGACAGGCAAATAATAATGCACCCGTAACTCCGATCACCTGCCCGCTGCAGCCGGTGACGGATCCGTTTGCTTTTAGTAGACAGGCGCTACAAAGTACATCCTTGGGCAGTTCGTCCAAAAGCAGCCCACCCCTTCTGCAAGGCCCGGCCCCACCAGCGTTCCTTCAGCACCCTGGTCTGTCTGTGGCTCACACGAATGCTGAGGATACTCCCCAAGGACCGATGTCGCAGCCCAGAGCAGATGGCAGTCTGTTTTCCGGTGTGCTGACCCCTTCAGTACCATCAGATCCCGAGGGGAACAGGAGTACCACAGTGGCTCCCAGCTCAGAACCTGAAACTCAGACTCTGCCACATCCTCAGTGTGTTCCAGGAGCGGGTGTGGACAGCTCTCATGGGGGCCGTCCGCATACGAACACGCTTGGGCCCGATTGGCCCCTGAGTAGGCAGAACCCACACGACAGTGCCACGGCATCAGCAccatcccctttcttccctcagCCTCGTCAGCAGATGCCAGGGCAGTGGGGACCAGGGCAGGGAGGCGCACAACCCTCAGGTCAACATTATTGGCCCCGCCCGGAAGGACCTATTCAGAATGCGCTGCCCCACACCTCCAGCGTTTCTCACTTCCCTGCTCCGTCTACCCTGCATCATGGTCCCAGCCAcgagcagctcaacccactggtGTCTTTGCCAGGACCCTTAGCCAGTGATGGAAGCAATGAGGCAGCCTGCCTGCAAAGTGGAAACCGTTCAGCAAATAACTTTGATCCTGAAAATGTGTTCAGGCAAAATTCTAAAGCTGGGAGTACTCGGGCGAGCCAGGAGCTCAGGCCAAATCCAGGAGTGAACAAAGAGCAGTTGCCGGACCTTGCTCTCAGTAATCCCCTCACTCAGGGTACTAGCCCAGAAAGCCATTTGCACTGCCCCCCAGGGGCCGGGACCAGCCGGGCCGTGTCAGAAGTGGACTCCGGGGCGCTCCCCATGGTTTTCCAAGGAGGGGAGACAGAAAATGAGGAGAACCTCTCATCCGAAAACACCGGCTCTGCTGGTCGGTCTGACTTTGGtggcttctcccccagccccgcaCTTGGTCACCCTCCTGCACACGTGGGAGCAGGTGGCATCTACCAGGCCTTTCCCAGAGGTTCCAACAGCGAGGCCACGCAGCAGGGAAGACACCCGCACCCTTACCTTTATCAGACCGCAGGCGCCCCACCTGACCACCCCCCCGCAGCAAGTGCTCCCGGGACCGCGTGGGGCGGTGCACCCGGCGCAGGGGTGCACGCGACCAGCAGCACGCAGTCTGAGAATGTAGAAGACCTTGAATTCATTCAGAATCAGGAAGTTCTGCCAAGTGAGCCTCAGAGTTTGGACCTTTCCTCCCCCAGCGATCAGGTCAGATATGGGCCCTTGTCCGGGCCAGCCGTTCCCAGGCTCGGCGTTGTGGGCCACTCTGGGGGCGGGGGCCCAAATCTCGAGGCCCCAGATTCAGCGCCGCACCCCGTGCAGTCTGATGGTGTGTCATCCGGTTACAGCAGCAAGAGCCACAGGAATCTCCCGAGTGTAGCCAGGCCCCAAGATGTAGGCACTTTCATTCAGCAAGAAGTTGGAAAACCTGAAGATGAGTCTCCAGGGAGTTTTTTTAAGCAAATTGATTCTTCTCCTGTGGGAGGAGAGACCGACGAGACCACTGGGAACCAGAGTCACCACGGCAGCCTGTCCCAGCCCTCAACCCCAAGCCCCCCAAAACCCACTGGAATATTTCAGACAAGTGCAAATAGTTCTTTTGAACCAGTGAAATCCCACTTAGTTGGAGTCAAACCCATCGAGGCCGATCGCGCCAACATGGTGGGTGAGGTGAGAGGGGCCATTGCCCACCAGAAGCAGCGCAGACCCGCTGCTGCCCCGCCTGACACCTCCCCCGGCAACCTGGAGCAGCCCCCGGACAACATGGAGACCCTGTTCACGCTCCAGGCCTGTTCTCCCCCCTTTTCTGTACCTGCGGAGCCGGGGCACGGGCTCATGCACACCGGGGGACCACCCCTGGAAATTCTGCCCCTGGCAGCCGAGAAAAGGCCTTTGGCCAGAGCCCAGGGGGTTGTGAAGTGTGAGAGCCCAGTGACGACGTTGTGGGCGCAGAACGAGTTGCCAGATTTTGGAGGCAACGTCCTTCTAGCTCCAGCTGCTCCTGCGCTGCACATGCCTGTGAAACCGCCGCCGTCGGAAGTGATTCAGCCTCCAGATGAGGGCGTGTCCGCTCCGCAGGCCCGGCAACCAGGCTCCGGCCTTCTGCAGAGTGGGGACAGCACTGGTGCTTCTGAGAACCTCGAGAACCCTCCCAAGATGGGAGAAGAGGAGGCCCTCCCGTCCCAGGCAAGTTCTGGCTATGCCAGTCTCTTATCCTCGCCGCCCACTGAATCTTTGCAGAACCCACCAGTCTTGATTGCCCAGCCTGATCGAAGCTATAATTTGGCTCAGCCCATTAATTTTTCTGTGTCCTTACCGAGTCCTAATGAGAAGAATCATCCCTGGAGAGATGCTTTGGTCGGGGATAAACCCTTGGCAagcagctgggctctggggggGGACTCTGGAGACAGCACCCCTGTGTCTGGGAACACAGCCGGCCCTCTCACCCGCTTGCCTTTGCCTAACAGTTTTGCGCACAGTGGTTTTCCACAAGTTCCTGGTACTTCAGAAATAGCTTCTAATCAACCTGCTACTTTGCTGGTTCAGCCACCACCTCATCCAGTTCCAAAGAACTTGGTTTCAGAAAGCCAAAATACTGACAACGCAGAGAACGGTTTTCCCGAGTTGGTTAGTGGCCCTGCTGGAAGCACAGGCGTGACGTTGGTGCCGCCTGCGAATGCTGCCACAGCACCTGCTGGCCATAAGGCAGATCGCGCCAGTCAGCGGGAAGAAACTTCTGGAGCCCTAGACCTCACACCCAGTAGGACTTTGGAAAGTTCTCTAAGAATGTGTAGCCCACCCCATTCTGACAGCTCCGCGTGTCAGCACGCCGCCAGCAGTCATCCGAGGCCACCTGGGCCAGGGCCGCGTAACTCAGACCATTTCTACCAACAGGTGATGAAAGACACTCAGGACCAGCGTGGCCTCGAGAGAGCCCAGCAGGAGCCAGCACCGCCTCCTCCACAAGGGCCCAAACTGACATGTTCAGAACCTTCAGACCCGGGAAGTCCACCTGTGCAGGGACAGCCCCAAAACTCGGTCCCACCACCCCCAAGTCCAGCTCCGGCTGACACAGGTCAGCCGCTGCCACCCCGGCCACCTCGGTCTTCCAGTGCATCAGTCGCGTCTGCCAGCTCGAGCCAGGCAGCCGTGCGGTCGGACCAGCCCTGGCTGCAGCCGCCGCCTCCAGACCTGGCATCTTACTACTATTACAGAGCGCTGTACGATGGCTGCCAGTCCCATTACCCCTCGTCGTACCCGCTGGAGCCTGGCGCGGCCCCCCTCTATTACCAG GACATCTACGGCCTGTATGAGCCCAGGTACAGGTCCTACGACAGCACGGCGTCTGCCTATGCTGAGAACTACCGCTACTCCGAGCCTGAGCGACCCAGCTCCCGAGCAAGTCACTGCTCAGACCGGCCGCCTGCCAG GCACGGGTACCCCGAAGGTTACTACGATTCCAAAAGCGGATGGAGCAGCCAGAGTGACCACTATGCGGACTACTACTCCGGCCAGTACGAGTATGGAG ACCCAGGTCGCTGGGACCGGTACCACTATGGTTCCAGATTCAGGGATCCCCGCACCTGTGACCGGAGGTATTGGTATGACGCTGAATACGATGCGTACAGGAAAGAGAACTATGCTTACGGCGACAG GTCCGAGAGGTATGATGACCCCTGGAGGTACGACCCTCGCTTCACGGGCAGTTTTGACGACGACCCCGAGCCCCACAGGGATCCTTACGGGGAAGAAGCGGACAGGCGCAGCGTGCACAGCGAGCGCTCGGCCCAGAGCCTGCGCAGTAGCTTCAGCTCCCACTCGCGCCAG AGTCAGATTTACAGAAATCACAGTGTGGCTGCCGCTCCCTATGAGGTCCCACCTCCTCCCGGCTCCTTGCCTGGCGATTATGCGTACGGCGCCTACGGCAGCAATTTTGGCAGTGCCCAGGGCTTCCCGGAGTACGGCTATGCTGCCGAAGCGGGCTGGCCCACCACGGAGCAAG CTCCGTCGAGACCAACTTCTCCGGAGAAGTTCTCAGTGCCTCACGTCTGTGCCAGGTTCGGGCCTGGGGGTCAGCTCATCAAAGTGATCCCGAATCTGCCCTCGGAAGGACAGCCTGCACTGGTTGAAATTCACAGCATGGAG ACCTTGCTGCAGCACACGCCGGAGCAGGAGGAGCTGCGCTCATTCCCGGGCCCGCTCGGCAA GGATGATACCCATAAAGCGGATGTTATTAACTTCGCACAGAGCAAAGCGACAAACTGTTTGCAGAACCAGAATTTAATTGACAAAGAGTCTGCGAGTCTCCTTTGGAATTTTATTGTTCTCTTGTGCAGACAGAACGGG ACCGTGGTGGGAACAGACCTCGCCGAGCTTTTGTTACGAGACCACAGAACCGTGTGGCTTCCTGGGAAGTCACCCAACGAGGCCAACCTGATCGATTTTACTAACGAGGCTGTGgagcaggtagaggaagaggagTCCGGGGAGGCCCAGCTCTCGTTTCTCACCGACAACCAGGCTGCTGGCAGCAACACCCTCGAGAAGGAGACGGAGAGATTCCGGGAGCTGCTGCTGTATGGCCGCAAGAAG GATGCTTTAGAGTCTGCGATGAAAAATGCCTTATGGGGTCATGCTCTGCTGCTTGCAAGTAAGATGGACAGCCGGACACACGCCCGCGTCATGACCAG GTTTGCCAACAGTCTTCCAATCAATGACCCTTTGCAGACAGTGTACCAGCTGATGTCAGGGCGGATGCCTGCTGCGTCCACG TGTTGTGGAGACGAGAAGTGGGGTGATTGGAGGCCGCATCTTGCTATGGTTTTGTCCAATCTGAGCAGCAACGTGGATGTGGAGTCCAGGGCCATGGCCACCATGGGCGACACTCTGG CTTCCAAAGGTCTCTTAGATGCCGCGCACTTCTGCTACCTCATGGCCCAGGTCGGATTGGGGgtttacacaaagaaaacaacaaaacttgtTTTAATTGGATCGAACCACAG tTTGCCATTTTTAAAGTTTGCAACCAATGAAGCTATCCAGAGGACAGAAGCCTACGAGTACGCCCAGTCTCTTGGGGCGCAGACCTGTTCCTTCCCCAATTTCCAG GTGTTCAAGTTCATCTACTCCTGCCGCCTGGCTGAAATGGGGCTGGCCACACAGGCCTTCCACTACTGTGAGGTGATCGCCAAGAGCGTCCTGCTGCAGCCACACAAGCACTCGCCCGTGCTCATCAGCCAGCTGGCTCAG GTCGCATCCCAGCTGCGGCTCTTCGACCCGCAGCTCCGAGAGAAGCCCGAGCAGGAGGCCTTCGTGGAGCCGGCCTGGTTGGTGCAGCTGCAGCGCGTGGACAGGCAGCTCAAG GAGGGCGCCGCGGTGTGGAGTCGGGATGGGACCTTCCCCCAGCGCTGTCCCAGCACCCCGAGCTCTGAGGCCGGCCCGTGTGATGGGCTGGCACTCGGCCCGCCCGGGGGCCTGGGCGCCGGCAATCCGCTGCTGGCGCCGCCTGTGCCCAGCGCTGAGCACCTCGGCCAGGGGGTGCGGCTGCTGCCTTCAG CTCCGCCGACGCTCCCCGACAGCCAGCCGGCCCTCCCCGCCAGGGTGCCATTGTTCCCGGTCCCCCCAGCCACGGGCCCCCTTGAGCTGGGGCCCAGCTGTGGACCCCCGGCAGCTGTCTTTGGCTTTCCAGAGCCCTCTGGGTCTGACCCTGCGGCTCTCTACATGGGGCCTGGCCTGCCCCCTTGCGCACCGTCTCTGCCGGAAAGTGAGCACGCACCCCAGGAGGCCAGGAGCCAGGACCCAG GGGCGATGCTTCCGGAGGCACTGGGTAGGAGCTCACTCCTGGAGCTGAGAGAAGAGGGTTTCGGTGGAAAATTTGCTAACCTG GGCTCCTCCGGCgtgtcccaggactctgacgCGCCCCCGGCGGGGGAGGGTGCTAGCTCCAGTGCTCTGCAGCCGCCGACGTCCGCTCCCGATGTGAAGAGACCCGCACCGGCAAACAGAAAAGACACTAGGGAGCCCAAGAAG AGCGGCGAGTCCTGGTTCTCCCGTTGGCTGCCGGGGAAAAGGAGGACAGAAGCTTACTTGCCGGACGACAAGAACAAATCA ATCGTCTGGGATGAGAAGAAGAACCGGTGGGTGGACGTCAGCGAGCCAGAGGAGGAG AGGAAGGCTCCGCCGCCCCCACCCATCTCGCTCCCCAAGGCTCCGCTTGCTGCGCCCCCTGGTCCTGGAGGGCCCCCGAGGGCCTCTGTGAACATGTTCTCTAGGAAAGCAG CTGGAGCCAGAGCACGCTACGTGGACGTGTTGAACCCCGGGGGGCCCCAGCGCAGCGAGCCGGCTCTGGCTCCTGCGGAGCTTTTTGCCCCCCTGGCCCCGCTCCCGATCCCTGCACACGTGTTCGGACCGAATCCAG ACGCAGAGGAAGTCCCACCCGCAGGGGGGGTCGGCAGGGAAGGGCAGGTGCCTGCAGGCGGTCCGGCCAGCGCAGAGCCGGCCTCGGAGCCCCAG GCGTTTAGCTCTGCCACTTCACTCGCTGGCCATGAGCTCCCACCCGCCGGCGAGGACGGCTCCCGCGGAGGAGAG CTTTCACGCTGTAGTTCACTGAGTTCATTGTCACGTGAAGTAAGCCAGCATTTTTATCAG GCTCCCAGTGACCACCCCGGGGCAGCCGTGCCCTTCTACAGCCCCGCTCCGTTTGCACAG GCCTCGGCCCCCTCCGGAGGCTCCAGGATGGGGAGGATTGGCCAGAGGAAGTACCCAGCGTTGAGCTAG